The following proteins come from a genomic window of Miscanthus floridulus cultivar M001 chromosome 2, ASM1932011v1, whole genome shotgun sequence:
- the LOC136539798 gene encoding IQ domain-containing protein IQM2-like — MGVLFSCPADDYDPLDLQEEAPAPATSSTAGAGEPAPAILRASLGSGKLRIEGSLSFKRAQAALLQVETEISIRTADAAAMLAPGPLLPRARFAEPAAADSPKHEAAALRLQKVYKSFRTRRQLADCAVLVEQSWWKLLDFALLKRSSVSFFDIEKQETAMSKWSRARTRVAKVGKGLLKDENAQKLALQHWLEAIDPRHRYGHNLHYYYDCWLHSESKQPFFYWLDVGEGREINLEGKCSRSKLLSQCIKYLGPKEREDYEVVIEDGKFLYKKSGQILDTSCGPRDAKWIFVLSTSKNLYVGQKKKGTFQHSSFLAGGATSAAGRLVVEDGTLKAIWPHSGHYRPTEENFQEFKSFLKDNLVDLTDVKMSPDEEDEFWGSLRRITSESEKTQDQTTAAPEETGPEAAGSGSTDTRRREEETATARPEPSEDVDQEAAEEQQAPVPREKILQRINSKKEMKSYQLGKQLSFKWTTGAGPRIGCVRDYPSELQLQALEQVNLSPRCHAAAAAAASRFASPLRRSFNQPASARGCEASTPREAFRSPLQHGALAVAVPGAAD; from the exons ATGGGAGTCCTCTTCTCGTGCCCCGCCGACGACTACGACCCGCTGGACCTGCAGGAGgaagcgccggcgccggcgacgtcCTCCACCGCGGGCGCAGGGGAGCCAGCGCCGGCCATCCTCAGGGCGTCGCTGGGCTCCGGCAAGCTGCGCATCGAGGGGTCGCTGAGCTTCAAGCGCGCGCAGGCCGCGCTGCTGCAGGTGGAAACCGAGATCTCCATCCGgaccgccgacgccgccgccatgCTCGCGCCGGGGCCCCTGCTGCCCAGGGCGAGGTTCGCCGAGCCGGCGGCCGCGGACAGCCCCAAGCACGAGGCGGCGGCGCTGAGGCTGCAGAAGGTGTACAAGAGCTTCCGCACGCGCCGCCAGCTCGCCGACTGCGCCGTGCTCGTGGAGCAGAGCTGGTGGAAGCTGCTGGACTTCGCGCTGCTCAAGCGCAGCTCCGTCTCCTTCTTCGACATCGAGAAGCAGGAGACCGCCATGTCCAAGTGGTCAAGGGCGAGGACGCGGGTCGCCAAGGTCGGGAAGGGGTTGCTCAAGGACGAGAACGCTCAGAAGCTTGCGTTGCAGCACTGGCTCGAAGCG ATTGACCCTCGGCACCGGTACGGCCATAATCTTCACTACTACTATGATTGCTGGCTCCACTCCGAAAGCAAGCAACCTTTCTTCTACTG GCTTGATGTCGGAGAAGGCAGGGAGATCAATCTTGAAGGCAAGTGCTCAAGATCAAAGCTTCTGAGCCAGTGCATCAAGTACCTTGGACCA AAAGAAAGAGAGGACTATGAAGTCGTAATCGAGGACGGCAAGTTCTTGTACAAGAAAAGTGGGCAAATCCTTGACACTTCTTGCGGACCGCGAGACGCAAAGTGGATCTTTGTTCTTAGCACGTCTAAGAACTTGTACGTTGGCCAG AAGAAAAAGGGAACATTTCAACACTCTAGCTTCCTTGCTGGAGGGGCCACTTCTGCTGCTGGGCGATTGGTTGTTGAGGACGGAACTTTGAAG GCTATTTGGCCTCACAGCGGACACTACCGGCCGACAGAGGAGAACTTCCAAGAGTTTAAGAGCTTCCTCAAGGACAACTTGGTTGATCTAACCGATGTTAAG ATGAGCCCAGATGAGGAGGATGAGTTCTGGGGCAGTCTCAGGAGAATCACTTCAGAGAGCGAGAAAACGCAAGACCAAACAACGGCTGCGCCTGAAGAAACCGGTCCTGAAGCTGCTGGCAGTGGCAGTACAGATACCCGGAGACGCGAAGAAGAAACTGCAACGGCACGGCCAGAACCATCAGAAGACGTCGATCAGGAGGCGGCCGAAGAGCAGCAGGCGCCAGTGCCGCGGGAGAAGATCCTGCAGCGGATCAACTCCAAGAAGGAGATGAAGTCGTACCAGCTGGGCAAGCAGCTGTCGTTCAAGTGGACCACGGGGGCGGGGCCCCGGATCGGGTGCGTCCGCGACTACCCGTCGGAGCTCCAGCTGCAGGCGCTGGAGCAGGTGAACCTCTCGCCGAGGtgccatgccgccgccgccgccgccgcctcccggtTCGCCTCGCCGCTTAGGCGAAGCTTCAACCAGCCAGCGTCAGCGAGGGGGTGCGAGGCGTCCACGCCGAGGGAGGCGTTCCGGTCGCCTCTGCAGCACGGTGCACTTGCAGTTGCAGTGCCAGGCGCAGCTGACTGA